From a single Oreochromis niloticus isolate F11D_XX linkage group LG4, O_niloticus_UMD_NMBU, whole genome shotgun sequence genomic region:
- the phospho1 gene encoding putative phosphatase phospho1 isoform X2, translated as MASHPAHISPDKRFLIFFDFDETIVDETSDDMVVQAAPGQHLPGWLTDTYQPGRYNEYMQRVLAYLAEQGVTESDIRSVMEKIPATPGMLTLFQFLRNRPAKDFEVILLSDANTYFIECWLRRVGARQLFHRIFSNPATFNKDGRLVLRPFHSHDCPRCPDNMCKQVIVRDYVARRTQERGRPYQRIFYVGDGANDFCPALSLGPRDVAFPRRDFPMHRLITETHEAQPGEFKAVTVPWVSAEDVVQRLRKLVAD; from the coding sequence ATGGCCTCCCACCCAGCTCACATCTCCCCTGACAAGCGCTTCCTGATCTTCTTTGACTTCGACGAGACCATCGTGGATGAAACCAGCGATGACATGGTAGTGCAGGCCGCCCCGGGTCAGCACCTCCCCGGGTGGCTGACGGACACTTATCAGCCCGGCCGCTACAACGAATACATGCAGCGGGTGCTGGCCTACCTAGCGGAGCAGGGCGTCACCGAGAGCGACATACGCAGCGTCATGGAGAAGATACCGGCCACACCCGGCATGCTCACCCTCTTCCAGTTCCTCCGCAACCGGCCCGCGAAGGACTTTGAGGTGATACTGCTGTCCGACGCCAACACCTACTTCATAGAGTGCTGGCTCCGGCGCGTCGGGGCCCGGCAGCTGTTCCACCGGATCTTTTCCAACCCCGCGACCTTCAACAAGGACGGGCGGCTGGTGCTGCGGCCCTTCCACTCTCACGACTGCCCCCGGTGCCCAGACAACATGTGCAAGCAGGTGATCGTCAGGGACTACGTGGCCCGCAGAACGCAGGAGCGGGGGCGCCCGTACCAGAGGATCTTCTACGTCGGGGACGGAGCTAATGACTTCTGCCCCGCGCTCTCCCTCGGTCCCCGCGACGTGGCCTTCCCGCGGAGAGACTTCCCCATGCACCGGCTGATCACCGAGACCCACGAAGCCCAGCCAGGGGAGTTCAAGGCTGTCACGGTGCCTTGGGTGAGCGCGGAGGATGTGGTGCAGCGGCTCCGGAAACTGGTGGCAGATTAA
- the phb gene encoding prohibitin 1 — translation MAKLFESIGKLGLALAIGGGVVNSALFNVDAGHRAVIFDRFRGVQDVVVGEGTHFLIPWVQKPVIFDCRSRPRNVPVITGSKDLQNVNITLRILFRPVTNQLPRIFTSIGEDYDERVLPSITTEVLKAVVARFDASELITQRELVSRQVSEDLTERASTFGLILDDVSLTHLTFGKEFTEAVEMKQVAQQEAERARFVVEKAEQQKQAAIISAEGDSQAALLIANSLMEAGDGLVELRKLEAAEDIAFQLSRSRNVTYLPSGQGTLLQLPQ, via the exons ATGGCCAAGTTATTTGAGTCCATTGGGAAGTTGGGGCTTGCCCTCGCCATCGGTGGAGGTGTCGTGAACTCAGCCCTTTTCAACG TTGATGCAGGTCACCGGGCTGTGATCTTTGACAGGTTTCGAGGTGTTCaagatgttgttgttggtgaGGGAACCCACTTCCTCATCCCCTGGGTTCAGAAACCTGTCATCTTTGATTGCCGCTCCCGTCCACGCAATGTGCCTGTCATCACAGGCAGCAAAG ATCTTCAGAACGTTAACATCACGTTGCGTATCCTCTTCCGGCCGGTGACAAACCAGCTGCCACGCATCTTCACCAGTATTGGTGAGGATTATGATGAGAGGGTGCTGCCATCTATCaccacagaggtcttaaaggcTGTAGTG gctAGGTTTGATGCTAGTGAGCTCATCACTCAGAGAGAGCTTGTGTCAAGGCAGGTCAGTGAGGACCTCACAGAAAGAGCCTCCACCTTCGGCCTAATCTTGGATGATGTTTCACTG ACACACTTGACCTTTGGCAAGGAATTCACAGAGGCTGTTGAGATGAAACAGGTGGCCCAGCaagaggcagagagagcccgTTTCGTTGTAGAAAAG GCAGAGCAACAGAAGCAGGCAGCCATCATTTCAGCCGAGGGAGATTCTCAGGCTGCCTTACTCATTGCCAACTCTCTGATGGAGGCTGGTGATGGTTTGGTAGAGCTCCGTAAGCTGGAAGCCGCTGAAGACATTGCCTTCCAGCTGTCACGCTCCCGCAATGTCACTTACCTGCCCTCAGGACAGGGCACATTGCTTCAGTTGCCCCAGTGA
- the phospho1 gene encoding putative phosphatase phospho1 isoform X1 produces the protein MGDSFFNCCYVPPHPPGEEEPQRPRRSEIMASHPAHISPDKRFLIFFDFDETIVDETSDDMVVQAAPGQHLPGWLTDTYQPGRYNEYMQRVLAYLAEQGVTESDIRSVMEKIPATPGMLTLFQFLRNRPAKDFEVILLSDANTYFIECWLRRVGARQLFHRIFSNPATFNKDGRLVLRPFHSHDCPRCPDNMCKQVIVRDYVARRTQERGRPYQRIFYVGDGANDFCPALSLGPRDVAFPRRDFPMHRLITETHEAQPGEFKAVTVPWVSAEDVVQRLRKLVAD, from the coding sequence ATGGGGGATTCGTTCTTCAACTGCTGTTATGTCCCACCCCATCCCCCAGGCGAGGAGGAACCCCAGAGACCCAGGCGCTCAGAGATCATGGCCTCCCACCCAGCTCACATCTCCCCTGACAAGCGCTTCCTGATCTTCTTTGACTTCGACGAGACCATCGTGGATGAAACCAGCGATGACATGGTAGTGCAGGCCGCCCCGGGTCAGCACCTCCCCGGGTGGCTGACGGACACTTATCAGCCCGGCCGCTACAACGAATACATGCAGCGGGTGCTGGCCTACCTAGCGGAGCAGGGCGTCACCGAGAGCGACATACGCAGCGTCATGGAGAAGATACCGGCCACACCCGGCATGCTCACCCTCTTCCAGTTCCTCCGCAACCGGCCCGCGAAGGACTTTGAGGTGATACTGCTGTCCGACGCCAACACCTACTTCATAGAGTGCTGGCTCCGGCGCGTCGGGGCCCGGCAGCTGTTCCACCGGATCTTTTCCAACCCCGCGACCTTCAACAAGGACGGGCGGCTGGTGCTGCGGCCCTTCCACTCTCACGACTGCCCCCGGTGCCCAGACAACATGTGCAAGCAGGTGATCGTCAGGGACTACGTGGCCCGCAGAACGCAGGAGCGGGGGCGCCCGTACCAGAGGATCTTCTACGTCGGGGACGGAGCTAATGACTTCTGCCCCGCGCTCTCCCTCGGTCCCCGCGACGTGGCCTTCCCGCGGAGAGACTTCCCCATGCACCGGCTGATCACCGAGACCCACGAAGCCCAGCCAGGGGAGTTCAAGGCTGTCACGGTGCCTTGGGTGAGCGCGGAGGATGTGGTGCAGCGGCTCCGGAAACTGGTGGCAGATTAA
- the znf652 gene encoding zinc finger protein 652, with the protein MKSCQSLKEEVSIPSLGGMSQEEGRRAPVSQSYFHSPNPDLDLTGKIYKREVGGKPYSVLVDNKMAAKTSMGDQNIGQVPTQHMTQHQHQQYFREGGTGQEVGTQGSQAGNDGSSDDTEDDDDEDEEEEGEDGEEGFKREQIIVEVNLNNQTLHVSKGDNKTGTTADDSERAGSDDDDDEEEEEEEEEEDESPEEDEEEDEVESQRTRSKRTRRGSSSAAAPSQPRRKSLRTALGATPAGMTTRGRRKRTEPPKSKGRSARSAPSSSPTVPSGGKAEVEEKEMLACEKCPRVFNTRWYLEKHMNVTHRRMQICDKCGKKFVLESELALHQQTDCEKNIQCVSCSKSFKKLWSLHEHIKIVHGYAEKKFSCEICEKKFYTMAHVRKHMVAHTKDMPFTCETCGKSFKRSMSLKVHSLQHSGEKPFRCENCDERFQYKYQLRSHMSIHIGHKQFMCQWCGKDFNMKQYFDEHMKTHTGEKPFICEICGKSFTSRPNMKRHRRTHTGEKPYPCEVCGQRFRFSNMLKAHKEKCFRVTSPVVLQTSGPPVPVRIFSNTFSSSSSTSGPGPSAATPATTSATMGLNPTGGSIPPQGTVGHTFSHVPLHSAPSHHHPHPSSTQQHLSSTPQHAQPHPHHHLAVPPVSHLPPPPALFKSEPLNHCGHEDSSYLHHMAPPDKGPGAPQHH; encoded by the exons ATGAAATCCTGTCAAAGCCTCAAGGAAGAGGTTTCCATCCCTAGTCTTGGCGGGATGTCACAGGAGGAAGGACGTAGGGCACCGGTGTCCCAGTCCTACTTTCACTCTCCTAACCCAGACCTGGACTTGACGGGAAAGATATATAAGCGGGAGGTTGGTGGTAAGCCTTATTCTGTGTTAGTGGACAATAAAATGGCAGCCAAGACATCCATGGGAGATCAGAACATTGGTCAGGTACCCACTCAACACATGACTCAACACCAACATCAGCAGTATTTCAGAGAGGGGGGCACTGGGCAGGAGGTGGGGACACAGGGGTCCCAGGCAGGCAATGATGGATCCTCTGATGAtactgaagatgatgatgatgaagatgaggaagaagagggTGAGGATGGTGAGGAGGGTTTCAAGCGTGAGCAAATCATTGTGGAGGTCAACCTGAACAACCAGACACTTCACGTATCCAAAGGGGACAACAAAACTGGAACCACAGCAGATGACTCTGAAAGAGCTGGAAGTGATGATGACGAcgatgaagaggaggaagaggaggaggaggaggaagatgagagCCCTGAGGAAGACGAGGAGGAAGACGAGGTTGAAAGTCAAAGAACGCGGTCAAAGAGAACCCGTCGAGGGTCTAGTAGTGCAGCAGCTCCCAGCCAGCCGCGGAGGAAAAGTCTGCGAACAGCTCTGGGCGCTACCCCTGCTGGAATGACCACCAGAGGGCGACGGAAACGCACAGAGCCTCCAAAGAGCAAAGGCAGGTCAGCTAGGTCAGCTCCCTCCTCTTCTCCTACTGTACCATCAGGAGGAAAAGCAGAGGTGGAGGAGAAGGAGATGCTGGCATGTGAAAAATGTCCTCGAGTATTCAACACACGCTGGTACCTGGAGAAGCACATGAATGTTACACACAGACGAATGCAGATCTGTGACAAGTGCGGCAAGAAGTTTGTCTTGGAGAGTGAGCTAGCCTTGCACCAGCAGACTGATTGTGAGAAGAACATTCAG tGTGTTTCCTGCAGCAAGTCTTTTAAGAAGCTCTGGTCACTGCATGAGCACATCAAAATTGTGCATGGCTATGCAGAAAAGAAGTTCTCATGTGAAATCTGTGAGAAGAAATTCTACACTATGGCTCATGTCCGAAAGCACATGGTTG CTCACACGAAGGACATGCCATTCACCTGTGAAACGTGTGGGAAGTCATTTAAGCGCAGTATGTCTTTGAAAGTTCACTCACTCCAGCACTCTGGAGAGAAGCCCTTTCGTTGTGAG AACTGTGACGAACGGTTCCAGTACAAGTACCAGCTGCGCTCCCACATGAGCATTCACATCGGACACAAGCAGTTCATGTGCCAGTGGTGTGGCAAAGACTTCAACATGAAACAGTACTTTGATGAGCACATgaagacacacacag GGGAGAAGCCTTTCATTTGTGAAATCTGTGGGAAGAGCTTCACCAGCCGACCCAACATGAAACGCCACCGCCGCACCCACACAGGCGAGAAGCCCTATCCCTGCGAGGTGTGCGGCCAACGCTTCCGCTTCTCCAACATGCTCAAAGCACACAAAGAGAAGTGTTTCCGGGTCACCAGCCCTGTTGTTCTGCAGACTAGCGGCCCACCTGTGCCTGTCCGGATCTTTTCCAACACCTTCTCCTCATCTTCCTCGACCTCTGGCCCCGGGCCCTCAGCTGCCACCCCGGCCACCACCTCAGCAACCATGGGCCTCAACCCAACAGGAGGGTCTATTCCTCCTCAAGGCACTGTGGGGCACACGTTCTCTCATGTGCCACTGCACTCAGCGCCCTCTCACCATCATCCCCACCCCTCATCAACCCAGCAGCACCTCTCAAGCACACCCCAACATGCCCAACCtcacccccaccaccacctaGCAGTGCCCCCTGTCTCCCACCTCCCCCCACCTCCAGCTCTTTTTAAGAGTGAGCCCCTAAACCACTGTGGGCACGAAGACAGCAGCTACCTGCACCACATGGCCCCTCCCGATAAGGGCCCCGGAGCCCCGCAGCACCACTGA